The following DNA comes from Hahella chejuensis KCTC 2396.
GTGGATAACTCGACCAGTTGCCGCTGGGCGTGAACACTTCGGTCAACAGCAGTCGCTCCGCCGGCTGGTCCAGCATCAGAATGTTATGGATGCGGCGCAGATTTGAGCCCTCGCCCCGATTCATCACCGCCACCTGATCCGGTTTGATCAGCCGCACCGGATATTGCCCGGTAACCTGTGAAGACAGGCCCAGACCGACTTCCAGATCCGTTTGCGCAGCGATGCGAATACGCGTGGCGGGAGGAATATACACCGCATAGGGCGGTAATTTTTCAAAGGGCGACATGCGCTCGCCGATGTCCGCGAACGTCTCCGCCCCAGCCCCTACCGTCGCTTTTCCCGCCACCAGCACCAGACAGCATTCCGCGTCGGCGAACTCGCCTTCCCAGGTCTCCCCCGCCTGCAACGCCAGCGCCTGAAATCCCACGTATTTCCAGGACGCATTTTCCGGCGTGACGTGGATACGTTGCTGTTGCTCCCGTCTGGCTTTGCGTAACAGATGCGACATCGGGCTCTCCTCTACGAACTTGATAATGAATGTTTCTGTTATTGTATTTGCCTGAGTGTCGCCGGCGCCTCAGGCGATTTCTTCGATACTGACCCAGCGGCGTTCCTGGTGGGACAGCTCCACCGCATCCAGCACCCGGTTCACTTCATAGGCATGGCGGAATTGCGGCCACATGGGGCGTTCTGCGCACAGGCCTTCCACCAGATCCCGCACTTCCACGACTTTTTGGTCGTTGTAACCCAGGCCATGGCCCGCCGATACGCAGAAATTGGCGTAATCCGGATGTTCCGGGCCAACTAATATGCGTCGAAAGCCTTCTCGCGGCCCGGCGTCTTTGCGGGAGTAAAACTGCAACTCGCTCAACCGCTCCTGATCATAAATCAACGTGCCCAGGGTTCCGGTCACTTCGAACCATAGCGAGTTCTTGCGTCCGCAGGCGATGCGACTGGATTCCAGCGTCCCCTGAGCACCGTTGGCGAAGCGCGCCAACAGGTGAACCTGATCGTCGTTTTCCACTTCGCCGAACTCACCGGGCGCGTTGGCGATGGGGCGTTTCTTATGCACGGTTTTCAGATCCGCCACCACGTCCGTGATATCGCCGACCAGGTATTGCGCCATATTAATAATGTGCGAGCCCATGTCGCCCAGAGTGCCAGAGCCGGAGAACTCGCGCTTCAGGCGCCAGCTGAACGGCGCCTCGGGATCACAGAGATAATCTTCATTATGGGTGCCGCGGAAGTGCACGATATCTCCCAGTTCGCCGCTGCGGATGATTTCCCGCGCCAGGCTCACTGTCGGGTTTTTCGCATAGTTGAAGCCAACCAGCGTCTTCACTCCTGCTCGTTCCGCCGCCTCCGTCATCATGCGCGCATCCGCCGCATTCAGCGCCAGGGGTTTCTCCGAGTAAACATGCTTGCCGGCGGCGATGGCCGCCAGCGCCATTTCTTTATGCAGCCAGTTGGGGGAGCAGATATCCACTACATCAATATCAGGATCATTGACCAGTTCGCGCCAGTCTCCGGTTGAGCGTTTAAACCCCATCACCGCGGCTTTCGCGGCCGCCTGTTCAGCGCTGATATCCGCCAGCATTGCAAGTTCAATATCCGCTGAAAGTTCAAATACTGCGGGCGCTGAGCGAAACGCAATTGCGTGCGCCTTGCCCATATAGCCGCTACCGATGAGGCCGATTCGTAGTGTCTTCTTGCTCATAGCCACCTGCGATTTAGATACCTGTCTGCATCAGGATGAGATTGTTGTTTTCACCGCTGCGCAACGCCGCTTCTTCGACTGAACGCCAGAGCGCAACCTGTGATTCAAGATTAAAACAATCATTCCACAAACGAAATAAAAATTTCAATATTTTTTCTCTTAAACCACTAATTTCAAATCTTGTGGATTAAACAAGCCCTTAAAACACAGGCTTATCGCTGGACAAACAGGAGACAGAAGAGAAAATTCCATTTTCATATTTTTTGGAACAAAAAGTTTGAAAAGCGCTATTTTTTTAAATAGGATGGATCATACGTTCCATTATCGGAACGCCGTAGAACAACAAGAAGCCAATAAACCGGAGGCCGTGTGAACGCCTTTAATCAGTCATTCCAAACCTATTTCAGCGTTTTCGCACAGCCCGCTTCTTCTTGTTATCGCCTCGCCCGCGCGGTTTCCGCGCAATCCGGAAGTGAATTTACGCTCGCTCCGCACTGAAACTTTCTTGTAGGATTGGCGACACTGTATTTCATTTTCATTGCCGGAGAATCGAATTGTCCACCGCGATTAAGCCTACCAACCTATTAGAACTGCAGCAGGCCATCACTGAGCGTTACAACGACCTCAGCAAACGGCTCAAGCAAATCGCGCAGTTCGTCATGGACCATCCCAGCACCGTGGCGATGGAGACGGTTTCCGTCATTGCAGAACAAGCGGAAGTCACGCCCTCTGCATTGATTCGCTTCGCGGCGGCGTTCGGTTACGACGGCTTCAGTGAAATGCAGCAATTGTTCCGGCAGAAACTGGTGGAGAACAGCACCAGCTACCGCGAACGCATCCGTCTCTCCAGCGCGCAACCAGTGCATTCCGGCAAAGTGACCTCGCACACCATTCTCAATGAGTTCGTCAACGGCAATCTGCTCAGTCTGGAGCATCTGCCGGAGATGGTGTCCGGCGAGAGCATGGACGCCGCCATCAAGTTGCTGCACAACGCGAAAGCCATCCATGTGCTCGGCATGCGCCGCTCTTTTTCCGTCGCCTCTTACCTCACCTACGCGCTGCGTCAGATCAAACGCAGAGTGTATTTGATCGACGGCAGCGGCGGCATGTTGCAGGAACAGGCGGCGTTTCTGGACAAAAGCGACGTACTGGTGGCCATCAGCTACAGCCCTTACGCTCAGGAAACCCGCGCGGCGGTGATCAAGGCTTACGAAAACGGCGTTCCCATTATCAGTATTACTGACAGCCGGCTGAGTCCGCTGGCCCCCATTTCCTCCGTCTATTTCGACGTCAAGGAAAGCGAGGTGCGCGGATTCCGCTCGCTGACATCCAGTCTGTGTCTGGCTCAGGCTCTGGTTATCGGCATGGCCTACCAGATTGAGCAGCAACAGCTGGGCGACGGCTGACGCCGGATCGATTCAGGGACATCCAGGTCCCGCGCCGGTCGCGTCGTTTGCATCGTCAGTATGGATGAAAGGCAAACCTTATTACTGTTGTGATTACCAGAGTAGAAAGTAGAGGCGCAATTTTATGATTCGAATCAGTCTTCTCGGCGCGGG
Coding sequences within:
- the iolB gene encoding 5-deoxy-glucuronate isomerase, translating into MSHLLRKARREQQQRIHVTPENASWKYVGFQALALQAGETWEGEFADAECCLVLVAGKATVGAGAETFADIGERMSPFEKLPPYAVYIPPATRIRIAAQTDLEVGLGLSSQVTGQYPVRLIKPDQVAVMNRGEGSNLRRIHNILMLDQPAERLLLTEVFTPSGNWSSYPPHKHDSDRLPEESYLEETYYHRVNPAQGFVFQRVYNDDRSLDETMSVYDGDCVIVPEGYHPVGVPHGYESYYLNVMAGPVRDWKFHNDPDHEWILTSS
- a CDS encoding Gfo/Idh/MocA family protein; its protein translation is MSKKTLRIGLIGSGYMGKAHAIAFRSAPAVFELSADIELAMLADISAEQAAAKAAVMGFKRSTGDWRELVNDPDIDVVDICSPNWLHKEMALAAIAAGKHVYSEKPLALNAADARMMTEAAERAGVKTLVGFNYAKNPTVSLAREIIRSGELGDIVHFRGTHNEDYLCDPEAPFSWRLKREFSGSGTLGDMGSHIINMAQYLVGDITDVVADLKTVHKKRPIANAPGEFGEVENDDQVHLLARFANGAQGTLESSRIACGRKNSLWFEVTGTLGTLIYDQERLSELQFYSRKDAGPREGFRRILVGPEHPDYANFCVSAGHGLGYNDQKVVEVRDLVEGLCAERPMWPQFRHAYEVNRVLDAVELSHQERRWVSIEEIA
- a CDS encoding MurR/RpiR family transcriptional regulator, which codes for MSTAIKPTNLLELQQAITERYNDLSKRLKQIAQFVMDHPSTVAMETVSVIAEQAEVTPSALIRFAAAFGYDGFSEMQQLFRQKLVENSTSYRERIRLSSAQPVHSGKVTSHTILNEFVNGNLLSLEHLPEMVSGESMDAAIKLLHNAKAIHVLGMRRSFSVASYLTYALRQIKRRVYLIDGSGGMLQEQAAFLDKSDVLVAISYSPYAQETRAAVIKAYENGVPIISITDSRLSPLAPISSVYFDVKESEVRGFRSLTSSLCLAQALVIGMAYQIEQQQLGDG